A window of the Cucurbita pepo subsp. pepo cultivar mu-cu-16 chromosome LG01, ASM280686v2, whole genome shotgun sequence genome harbors these coding sequences:
- the LOC111790243 gene encoding uncharacterized protein LOC111790243 yields the protein MAVLGAKLLIPSDNGYKVWEDPNFIKWKKRDSHVPLRCQDSVEGCLKYWHDRSKVDFLVSNSAVWNDDAVQSALDSAAFWVKGLPFIKSLSGYWKFYLAASPTSVPEDFHGSAFEDSEWTTLPVPSNWQMHGFDRPIYTNVVYPFPLDPPHVPEDNPTGCYRTYFHLPEEWKGRRILLHFEAVDSAFFVWINGSLVGYSQDSRLPAEFEITEYCHPCGSKSKNVLAVQVLRWSDGSYLEDQDQWWLSGIHRDVLLLSKPQVFIGDYFFKSHVGEDFSWADIQVEVKIDNSLETKKENFLNDYKLEAVLFDNGTLDNHEGIADLLSSNVASVKLSLLSATTLGFHGYVLGGRMEKPKLWSAEQPHLYTLIVLLKDSSDKIIDCESCLVGIRSITKAPKQLLVNGCPVVIRGVNRHEHHPRLGKTNIESCMVKDLVLMKQNNINAVRNSHYPQHPRWYELCDLFGMYMVDEANIETHGFDLSGHVKHPTLQPSWAAAMLDRVIGMVERDKNHACIIVWSLGNESGYGPNHSALAGWIRGKDPSRVLHYEGGGSRTSSTDIICPMYMRVWDIVKIANDPDETRPLILCEYSHSMGNSTGNLHKYWEAIDNTFGLQGGFIWDWVDQALLKEVGNGRKRWAYGGEFGDIPNDSVFCMNGVTWPDRTPHPALNEVKNLYQEIKFSFKDGTLQVLNAHFFTTTEGLEFSWSIYGDGLELGNGILSLPVLGPQGTHNIDWQSSPWYDLWASSPALEFFLTVSVKRLHSTRWVDAGHTISSSQVQLPMKREFFPHSIKNENSTLLSEILGDTVRVYQQDLWEIKLDVQTGTLESWKVKGVPLIIKGIMPSFWRAPTDNDKGGGSCSYFSLWKAAHIDSLSFTAERCSILSTTEHYVKVAIVFLGVGSDDQQASSSDSEKSNILIQVDMTYTIFGSGDVIVDCKVQPSPNLPPLPRVGVKFNLDKSMDRVRWYGRGPFECYPDRKAAAHVGVYEKNVSEMHVPYIVPGESSGRTDVRWVTLENKDGIGIYASIYGSSPPMQMSASYYSSAELDRAEHNEELVEGDDIEVHLDHKHMGVGGDDSWSPCVHEEYLLPPVPYSFSIRFCPVTPSTSAYDAYRSQLPV from the exons ATGGCTGTTTTGGGCGCTAAGCTTCTCATTCCCTCTGATAATGGTTACAAGGTGTGGGAAGACCCAAATTTCATCAAGTGGAAGAAGAGAGATTCTCATGTTCCTCTACGCTGCCAGGATTCTGTTGAAG GATGTTTAAAGTACTGGCATGATCGTAGTAAGGTAGATTTTCTGGTGTCTAACTCGGCTGTTTGGAATGATGATGCTGTTCAAAGTGCTCTTGATAGTGCTGCTTTCTGGGTCAAGGGCTTACCTTTCATTAAGTCTCTATCTGGTTATTGGAAGTTTTACTTGGCCGCTAGTCCAACGAGCGTTCCAGAGGATTTTCATGGAAGTGCATTTGAGGATTCTGAATGGACAACTTTGCCAG TTCCTTCAAACTGGCAGATGCATGGATTTGATCGGCCCATTTATACCAACGTTGTGTATCCCTTCCCTCTCGATCCTCCGCATGTTCCTGAGGACAATCCTACAGGCTGCTACAGAACTTATTTCCATCTTCCAGAAGAATGGAAag GTCGTAGAATTTTGTTGCACTTTGAAGCTGTTGATTCTGCATTTTTTGTGTGGATAAATGGGAGTCTCGTAGGATACAG TCAGGACAGCAGACTACCAGCAGAGTTTGAAATAACAGAATATTGCCATCCATGTGGCTCAAAGTCCAAGAATGTTCTTGCCGTTCAAGTGTTAAGATGGAGCGATGGTTCTTACCTTGAGGACCAAGACCAGTGGTGGCTCTCAGGGATTCATCGTGACGTCCTTCTTTTATCCAAACCTCAg GTATTCATAGGGGACTACTTTTTCAAGTCTCATGTTGGGGAGGATTTTTCTTGGGCTGATATACAG GTTGAAGTGAAAATTGACAACTCTCTTGAAACGAAgaaggaaaattttcttaacgATTATAAGCTAGAAGCAGTATTGTTTGACAATGGAACCTTGGACAATCATGAAGGCATTGCTGATCTTCTCTCATCAAACGTGGCCAGTGTTAAGCTTTCTCTGCTCTCTGCCACCACCCTGGGGTTCCATGGTTATGTACTTGGGGGAAGAATGGAAAAGCCTAAGCTTTGGTCTGCAGAGCAG CCACATCTCTACACTCTTATTGTTCTTCTGAAAGACTCATCAGATAAGATTATCGACTGTGAATCATGCCTAGTTGGAATAAGAAGTATAACGAAAGCTCCAAAACAGCTACTCGTCAATGGGTGTCCAGTGGTGATCAGAGGCGTGAACAGGCATGAACATCATCCACGGCTCGGGAAGACGAATATAGAGTCCTGCATGGTTAAG GATTTGGTCCTAATGAAGCAAAACAACATTAATGCGGTGAGAAACAGCCATTATCCACAACACCCTCGATGGTACGAGCTGTGTGATTTGTTTGGCATGTACATGGTAGACGAGGCCAACATAGAAACACATGGTTTTGATCTTTCCGGACATGTGAAGCATCCAACTTTGCAACCAAGTTGGGCTGCTGCAATGTTGGATCGCGTAATAGGAATGGTGGAAAGAGACAAGAATCATGCCTGTATTATAGTTTGGTCCTTGGGAAATGAGTCTGGATATGGACCCAACCACTCTGCTCTAGCTG GCTGGATTCGCGGAAAAGATCCTTCTCGAGTGTTGCACTATGAAGGAGGAGGGTCTAGAACCTCTTCTACTGATATAATTTGTCCCATGTACATGCGTGTGTGGGACATTGTGAAGATTGCTAACGATCCCGATGAAACTCGTCCTTTGATCCTCTGCGA GTACTCTCATTCAATGGGAAACAGCACTGGGAATCTTCATAAATATTGGGAAGCAATTGACAACACCTTTGGTCTCCAAGGAGGGTTTATCTGGGATTGGGTTGATCAG GCACTATTGAAGGAGGTTGGCAATGGCAGGAAGCGATGGGCATATGGAGGTGAATTTGGAGATATCCCAAATGATTCGGTTTTTTGTATGAACGGTGTGACATGGCCAGATCGAACTCCACATCCTGCACTAAATG AGGTCAAGAATCTCTATCAGGAAATCAAGTTTTCGTTCAAGGATGGAACACTTCAG GTTCTGAATGCTCATTTCTTTACAACAACAGAGGGTTTGGAGTTCAGTTGGAGCATTTATGGTGATGGTCTTGAACTTGGAAATggaattctctctcttcctgTTTTAGGTCCTCAGGGAACTCATAATATTGACTGGCAATCAAGTCCATGGTATGATCTATGGGCTTCATCACCTGCATTAGAGTTCTTTCTAACCGTATCTGTGAAACGTCTGCACTCAACGCGATGGGTCGACGCTGGTCACACCATTTCGTCATCACAAGTCCAGTTGCCGATGAAGCGAGAATTTTTTCCTCAT TCCATCAAGAATGAAAATTCTACTTTACTTAGTGAAATTCTTGGGGATACGGTTCGAGTCTACCAGCAGGACTTATGGGAGATTAAATTAGATGTTCAAACTGGAACACTTGAAAGCTGGAAg GTTAAAGGAGTTCCTCTGATAATTAAGGGCATCATGCCTTCCTTCTGGAGGGCGCCTACTGATAATGACAAAGGTGGAGGTTCATGTAGTTATTTTTCCTTGTGGAAAGCTGCCCATATTGACAGCCTCTCTTTCACTGCCGAAAGATGTTCCATACTTAGTACAACAGAACATTATGTGAAAGTTGCGATCGTTTTTCTCGGTGTCGGGAGTGATGATCAGCAGGCTTCTTCCTCTGACTCGGAGAAATCAAATATCTTAATTCAAGTGGATATGACATACACGATTTTCGGTTCTGGAGATGTGATTGTGGACTGCAAAGTACAACCAAGTCCAAATCTTCCTCCTTTGCCACGCGTGGGAGTCAAGTTTAATCTGGATAAATCTATGGACCGGGTCAGATGGTACGGAAGAGGGCCATTCGAGTGTTATCCTGATCGAAAAGCAGCTGCTCATGTCGGAGTTTATGAGAAGAACGTATCTGAAATGCATGTTCCATACATTGTCCCTGGAGAATCTTCAGGCAGGACTGATGTCAGGTGGGTAACTCTTGAAAACAAGGATGGTATCGGAATCTATGCCTCGATATACGGAAGCTCGCCGCCTATGCAAATGAGTGCAAGCTACTACTCCTCTGCCGAGCTTGACCGTGCAGAACACAACGAGGAGCTTGTTGAGGGAGATGACATTGAG GTTCATCTCGACCACAAGCACATGGGTGTGGGAGGAGATGATAGCTGGTCTCCCTGCGTACACGAGGAGTATTTACTTCCTCCGGTGCCGTACTCGTTCTCGATCAGGTTCTGTCCAGTAACTCCATCTACTTCTGCCTATGATGCTTACAGATCCCAACTTCCAGTGTAG
- the LOC111790287 gene encoding protein NRT1/ PTR FAMILY 5.4: MEEEKSPAPLLHLPTKLPDHRNHSDRPSQPPAGGWKAAIFVIFVEVAEQFAFIGLSSNLIMYFTTVFHEPTATAAKMVNNWSGVSAVFPILGAFVADSLLGRFKTIIFSSLIYCLGMVLLTLSATVIGAPHRKPVFFFALYILSVGEGGHRPCVQTFAADQFDEETPEQRKRKSSFFNWWYVGLVVGSTLAVFLVIYVQFFFXWGLSFGILAGVLAAALLLFLCGVKVYRRHIPVGSPLTRIAQVVVAAARKWRVDNTRQEWRVCYEEDSHAKNEDEGQHKPMTLDRRSQFGILDKATLIDDEDKARKKRDPWRLSTVAEVEEVKMLGRLIPVWFSCLMFAVVQAQIHTFFTKQGSTMLRSIGPHFQIPPASLQGVVGLTILLTILFYDRVFVPSARKFTGHHSGITVLQRIGIGLFISILNMVASALVEAKRVAVAAEHGLIDTPKATVPMTIWWLIPQYMLCGVSDAFTVVGLQELFYDQMPESMRSIGSAAYISVIGMGNFLSTAVISAVQAASRHKWLVDNLNRSKLQYFYWVLAGLSGLNLCCYIWVANGYVYKRVGGKDGEDHGKNSNKGVYGDDMI, translated from the exons atggaggaagaaaaatcCCCCGCCCCTCTCCTCCACCTCCCCACCAAACTTCCCGATCACCGGAACCACTCCGACCGCCCCTCCCAACCACCCGCCGGCGGGTGGAAAGCTGCAATCTTTGTCATAT TCGTCGAGGTCGCCGAGCAATTTGCTTTCATCGGCTTGTCCAGCAATCTCATCATGTACTTCACCACCGTCTTCCATGAAcccaccgccaccgccgccaaGATGGTCAACAACTGGTCCGGCGTCTCCGCCGTCTTCCCAATACTCGGCGCCTTCGTCGCCGACTCACTTCTCGGCCGGTTCAAAACCATAATATTTTCCTCTCTTATATACTGCCTTGGAATGGTGCTGTTGACGCTATCGGCGACGGTGATCGGAGCACCTCACCGGAAACCCGTGTTCTTTTTTGCACTGTACATTTTGTCGGTCGGAGAAGGCGGCCACCGTCCTTGTGTACAGACGTTCGCCGCCGATCAATTCGACGAGGAGACGCCGGAgcagaggaagaggaaaagcTCGTTCTTTAATTGGTGGTATGTGGGCCTTGTGGTGGGGTCCACTTTAGCTGTCTTTCTGGTTATTTACGTTCAg tttttttttNGATGGGGACTGAGTTTTGGAATTCTAGCCGGAGTTTTGGCGGCGGCGTTACTACTGTTTTTGTGCGGAGTGAAGGTGTACAGACGCCATATTCCTGTCGGAAGTCCGTTGACCAGAATAGCACAggtggtggtggcggcggcCAGGAAGTGGCGCGTGGATAATACGCGCCAGGAATGGAGAGTGTGTTACGAGGAAGATAGTCATGCCAAAAATGAGGATGAAGGTCAACACAAGCCCATGACTTTGGATCGCAGAAGCCAATTCGG GATTTTGGATAAGGCGACTTTGATAGATGATGAGGACAAGGCGAGGAAGAAGCGAGACCCGTGGCGACTAAGCACGGTGGCGGAGGTGGAGGAGGTAAAGATGTTGGGACGACTAATTCCGGTGTGGTTTAGTTGTTTAATGTTTGCAGTGGTACAAGCTCAGATCCACACTTTCTTCACAAAGCAAGGCTCCACCATGCTCCGCTCCATCGGCCCCCACTTTCAGATCCCGCCCGCGTCTCTTCAAGGCGTCGTCGGCCTCACCATCCTTCTCACCATTCTTTTCTACGACCGAGTTTTTGTCCCCTCCGCCCGAAAGTTTACTGGCCACCACTCCG GCATAACGGTACTACAAAGAATAGGAATAGGCCTATTCATCTCAATCCTCAACATGGTCGCCTCGGCTTTGGTAGAGGCCAAAAGGGTCGCTGTGGCCGCCGAACACGGCCTCATCGACACTCCAAAAGCGACGGTTCCGATGACAATCTGGTGGCTAATTCCACAATACATGCTTTGTGGCGTCTCCGATGCCTTCACCGTCGTCGGTCTCCAAGAACTTTTCTACGACCAAATGCCCGAATCCATGAGGAGCATAGGATCTGCGGCGTACATCAGCGTGATCGGAATGGGGAACTTTCTGAGCACCGCCGTCATCTCGGCAGTCCAGGCGGCGAGCCGCCACAAATGGCTGGTGGACAATCTGAACCGTTCAAAACTGCAGTACTTCTACTGGGTTTTGGCTGGTTTGAGCGGTTTGAATTTGTGTTGCTACATTTGGGTTGCCAATGGTTATGTGTATAAGAGAGTTGGAGGGAAAGATGGTGAAGATCATGGGAAGAACAGCAACAAAGGAGTCTATGGAGATGACATGATTTGA
- the LOC111790276 gene encoding two-component response regulator ORR4-like: MALVSSNAQFHVLAVDDSLVDRKLIERLLKTSSFNVTAVDSGSKALELLGLVRERNGSIHSPFPPENHHHQHHQEIEVNLIITDYCMPEMTGYDLLRKIKESDSLKDIPVVIMSSENVPARINRCLEEGAEEFLLKPVKLSDVNKLKPFICRGKAKEMDCNNLKRKEMEQSQSSERTRAKYNEPL; this comes from the exons ATGGCCCTTGTCTCTTCTAATGCTCAATTCCATGTCTTGGCTGTCGATGACAGCCTTGTTGACAGGAAGCTGATTGAAAGGCTGCTCAAAACTTCCTCCTTCAATG TTACGGCTGTGGATTCTGGAAGCAAGGCTTTGGAGCTTCTGGGTttggttagagagagaaatggaagcaTCCATTCTCCTTTTCCCCCTgaaaatcatcatcatcaacatcatcaa GAGATTGAAGTTAATCTCATCATTACAGATTACTGTATGCCAGAAATGACAGGCTATGATCTTCTAAGAAAGATCAAG GAATCTGACTCACTTAAAGACATACCTGTTGTGATTATGTCCTCTGAGAATGTTCCAGCAAGAATCAACAG ATGTCTAGAAGAAGGAGCTGAGGAGTTTTTGCTGAAACCAGTGAAATTATCTGATGTCAACAAGCTTAAGCCTTTCATATGCAGAGGAAAAGCCAAGGAAATGGATTGCAACAATCTCAAGAGAAAGGAAATGGAACAGAGTCAATCATCTGAGAGAACAAGAGCAAAATACAATGAACCTCTCTAA